CTCGTCCATCCAAGGGCAAGGGCGATGTTTATTACGTACATGACAAACATTGAGGAAACAGGTTGTTGatgtagcaaaaaataaataaataaatgtttcgtAAAATGCTAAGTCACTTACCAATGTTGTGTATCTTAATGCTCGGCCTCACCGTGTAGGCGCTGGACGTCTGGCTGGACTCGTCCTCTGAATTGGACACTAAAACGAAAGCGACAACAATTGTCCAAATCAAAAATTCCCGAAAAATGCCATATGagaagcaaaatggccgacaaaCAGGTGCTAATATATTCTGTGATGTTACTCACCGGTAGAGCAGCAGACGTAGACTCTCATCCTCAGGCAGCTGTGGCCGTGGTGGTGGTGAGTGGGCGTGGCTAAAGAACAGGTAGAAAGTGAGTGACAGAGACAAAATGGTGGACTGCCTTCCAAATACTCACTAAGGTCCTAATCCTCTTTCTAAAGACTTCTCTATTGAGTGTCCAGTCGTGGCAACCAGTCTAGTCCCGTCCTGTCCAGTTGTGGCGACCGGTCTAGTCCCGTCCTGTCCGGTCGTGCCGTCCAGTTTAGTCCCGTACTGTCCAGCCACtgcgaccagtctagtcccgTACTGTCCAGTTGTGGCGACCGGTCTAGTCCCGTCCTGTCCGGTCGTGCCGTCCAGTCTAGTCCCGTACTGTCCAGCCGCtgcgaccagtctagtcccgTACTGTCCAGTTGTGGCGACCGGTCTAGTCCCGTACTGTCCAGCCGCtgcgaccagtctagtcccgTACTGTCCAGTTGTGGCGACCGGTCTAGTCCCGTCCTGTCCGGTCGTGCCGTCCAGTTTAGTCCCGTACTGTCCAGCCGCtgcgaccagtctagtcccgTACTGTCCAGTTGTGGCGACCGGTCTAGTCCCGTCCTGTCCGGTCGTGCCGTCCAGTCTAGTCCCGTACTGTCCAGCCGCtgcgaccagtctagtcccgTCCTGTCCAGTTGTGGCGACCGGTCTAGTCCCGTCCTGTCCGGTCGTGCCGTCCAGTTTAGTCCCGTACTGTCCAGCCGCtgcgaccagtctagtcccgTACTGTCCAGTTGTGGCGACCGGTCTAGTCCCGTCCTGTCCGGTCGTGCCGTCCAGTCTAGTCCCGTACTGTCCAGCCGCtgcgaccagtctagtcccgTACTGTCCAGTTGTGGCGACCGGTCTAGTCCCGTCCTGTCCGGTCGTGCCGTCCAGTCTAGTCCCGTACTGTCCAGCCgctgcgaccagtccagtcccgTACTGTCCAGTcaaggcgaccagtctagtcacatcctgtccagtcatggcgaccagtatAGTCAcatcctgcatttgggtccgccaTCCCTCAATTACTCACGTCCCTCATGACAGTAGAAAGCTAAAGTTTAATTCACATTAAtaaactgcattttttaaatcctttacAAGGCTAACCCACTTTTGCTAGCCCCACCCACTTTATCAcatgtagcatgtagcatttGCAGACTGACATATGTAGTAGTACTCCTGTCCCACGGTGAACTCGTAGCCCAGCGAGAAGGCGCTGTAGCGCTGGAACTTCTCGGAGAACTTGATTGGCGCATGCGGCGCGTGCGGCCGGTTGCACTCCCAGCGCTTGGAGCCGAGCCGCGGGTCGCAGGTGAGGTAGCCGTGGTAGCTGACCGTGTACAGGACGTACTGCTCAGCCACGCTGCGCTCCAGCGTCCCCCGCAGGCTGATGTTGTAGTGCGGGCAGTAAATGTCCAAATAGTCGTTGACGCTCACTTGCACCGTGTAGCCTTCTCGACGCAGCctaagtggagaaaaaaataggcAAATTGTTTGAAATTCATAGCCAGACGTTCatgcaacaattttttttcttatttttttcttcttattatttttgaaataacaGATACACTGTACCACTAAAATGCAAACCAAACCGAAAATTGAGCTTGACTAGTGACTAGTAGACTAGTGAATTTTactaaaacaaaatttttttttaattttgtttcaaataaccgaaccccccagcccccccaaaaacaaaaaaaatgcaaatttatacccttaaaataataataataataataatgatgatcataactttttccacaaaaaacaagtaaataattacagaaataaatacaaatattaaaataaacgtaatcaaaacaaatatgaaaataaaaacgtaaaataaaatgcaatactaaaatctaataaaataaaatatgaaaataaatgagtaaatcatgataaaatataataaaatccagcaaaaaataaaaaaataaaaaatatatatatatataaagtgtaTGCCAGCTGACCAGAGGTGCAATGACACCATTgcaccagcagatggcagtgtCGTGCTTCTGTGATGCTTAGGTAGCCACGCCTCCTTCTCCCTCCCTCACTCACTTTTTTGCATCCGTTTATTGTTACCCAAAGGCGGAGA
The sequence above is drawn from the Vanacampus margaritifer isolate UIUO_Vmar chromosome 17, RoL_Vmar_1.0, whole genome shotgun sequence genome and encodes:
- the efna3a gene encoding ephrin-A3 → MMTMAVATLCLSVMTLVLSNLEPSRGSNRHAVYWNSSNLLLRREGYTVQVSVNDYLDIYCPHYNISLRGTLERSVAEQYVLYTVSYHGYLTCDPRLGSKRWECNRPHAPHAPIKFSEKFQRYSAFSLGYEFTVGQEYYYISTPTHHHHGHSCLRMRVYVCCSTVSNSEDESSQTSSAYTVRPSIKIHNIDEFNPEVPKLEKSVSGSSPSRDRLLLTVATMLLASAPLLS